The genomic window GAATAGCGCCCCGGCCAGTAATGCAAAACATCCGCGATCCAGAAATTGGACAGATACGCGAAATGAAACGGCATGCCGCCCGCGAGTTCCGGACCGGCAAAGCCGATCGTCATCATCAGCGCGAGCGTGATGAGCAGCAGATAGTAGATCGGGAAGATCCGCAGCGTGCGCCGGTAAAGAAATCGCTTGAGTTCCGCGGCGAAAGAACTCGAGCCGGCATCTATATAACTTCGCTGTGTCGTCAGTATGTCAGTGATGAGAAAACCACTTAGCGCAAAGAATATCCATACGCCGAGGTGTCCCAGGCCGCTGCCTTCCGCCATTGCCTTGTGATGGATAAAGACCAGCAGGACGGCAAGCGCGCGCAAGCCGTCGAATCCGCGAATTCTTTCGTTCATGGTGCGCTTTATCGATGCGGTGAACGCAGCCGCGTGGGCCGCTCGTAAGCGCCTCATCGTAAAGCGCAAGAAAAAGAAAAAAATCCTTAGCGAATTCTTTGCCGATTTTTCACCGAGCGTTAGCGCGTCCCACCCTGCTCGCAAGAAATATTTGCTAACAAGGCGAATTATTTCTTGCCTAATTTTTTAGCAGATGCTTGTGCCTTATGTGCAGGAATCGTGCAGCCATGGCGCGGCGATGGGGACGCCGCGCTCGAATCGATCGAGAGGATCTTTCATGAAAAATCATGTGCAAGAGCTGACGGGCCTGCGTTGCGTCGCGGTGACGATGGTCGTCATCGGTCATGCGCAGCACATGATCGCCGGCGGCTATAGCGGCTTGCTCGCGCCCTTGCGCCTCATTTCCGATGGGCGCCTCGGCGTGCTTATCTTCTTCGTGCTGAGCGGCTATCTGATCACGGGAATCCTGAATGCCGAGTGGAAGGCATGCGGTTCGATTCGTCTTCTGCCGTTCTATGCCAAGCGCGCGCTAAGAATCTGGCCCGCGTTCTATAGCTATCTCGTGATCGTCGCGCTGATGTCGTTTGCAGGTCTGATCGATATCGACCATCGGCAAGTCGTGGTCGCCGCGCTGCATCTATGGAATTATTCGGGCATCGCGGGCATGAGTTCGCTCAACGCAGCGCATGCGGATGGCGCGTGGTATCTCGGCCATTTCTGGACGCTCGCGCTCGAAGAACAGTTCTACTGGTTCTGGCCGCCGCTGCTGTTTCATATCCTCAAGCGCGGCAATCAGCGCGCGCTCGTCGCGTTGATCGTGCTCGTGCCGCTCGTCAGAATCGCGACTTACTTCGCCGTGCCGAGCCTGCGCGGTCAATTGAACATGATGCTGCATACCGGTATCGATCCGATCCTTGTCGGCTGCTATGTCGCGTTGAACAAAGATGCCCTCAAGGCGCGTGTCGCGGCGCTTCCTTGGGGACCGCTCATTCCCAGCGCGATGGTCCTCCTGCTCATCTTTGGCGTCCCGCCCTTGCAAGCGAAGCTGGGCGGACTCTGGCACGCGACCTATGGCACGACAATCGAATCGGCGATGGTCGGCTTCGTCATCGTCGTGCTCATTTCGCAGAAGGATTTCTGGTTCTCTCGGCTTCTGCGCACGGCGCCGTTCGTGTATGTGGGCACGATTTCCTTCAGCCTTTATCTGTGGCAACAACTCTTCAGCAACGCGCATTCGCCGGTTGCCTATGGCTTTCCGCTCTGCGTGATCGAAGCGCTCGTTGCGGCAAGCCTCAGCTATTACCTGATCGAAACACCGCTCCTGCGTATCAAGGATCGTTTCGGCGCGCGCGGCCGCGTGGCCGACAATGTGCCTTTGCAGGCGGAAGCATCTAAATAGAGAGAAAGGGCTGCGGACACGGGCGTCGCTATAATCGCGGGACGACTCATCGTGCAATCACCTGCAGGCAGACATGTCCCGTGCCCCGGCTCCCTCTTCGCGCGCATCCGACGACTATCACTTCAACGAGCAAGTCGGTCACTTGTTGCGGCGCGCGTATCAGCGTCACGTTGCGATCTTTCAGCAAGCGATTCCCGATTCCCAACTGACCGCCGCGCAATTCGTCACGCTGTGCGCGGTGCGCGATCAGCAGGGCGCGTCGCTCAACGACATCGCGAAGATCACCGCGATCGATCAGGCGACGATACGCGGCGTGGTCGAACGTCTGCAAACGCGCGGGTTGATCACCGTGGCGCGCGATGCCACCGACGGACGCAAGGTCACGGTCACGACCACGCCCGAAGGCGATGCGCTGACCGAGCGTACCGTGCCGTTCGCGCATGACATCACGGAGCAGACTTACGGGCCGCTGAATCCGGCGGAACGTGTCGCGCTGGTTTATTTGCTCAAGAAAATGATCGACGCGCCCGACGTCGTCTGATTTATCGCCGGGCTTTTCTTCAAGCCGGCGCAGACGCGCTCAGCTTGCGCAGCAGCATGAGTGCAGCCACGCGCTCGACTTCGTTCAGATCGCTCATCGTCAATTCGCTCACGCGCTGCGCGGCGGGCGTGGCGCGTTCAACGAGATCGCGGCCCGCGTCGGTCAGTTCGACCGTCGTCTTTCTGCGGTCCGCGAGATTCGTCTTCAGTTCGATCAACGCGCGCCCTCTCAATCGCTCGATGATGCCGCGCACCGTGGCCCCGTCGATGGCGGTCGCCTTGCCGAGATCGCTCATCGACGATGGTCCCATGCGCCGGCTCGCGCTCAACACCGCGAATTGCACGGCGGTGAGTTGCGGATCGCCGATCGTCTGGCTGAATATCGCGAGATGACGCTGATACGCCTTGCGTAACAAATGACCGATTTGCTCGGAGACGTCATACGCTTGCGTAGCCGCTTCGATCGCTTCGATCGGTTCAGGATCGAGCGGCGTCTTCATATAGTTCATTTCTGCCTCATACGTCTTTAATGCCCCGCAGCGCGGATTCGGGCCGTGGCTTGCGCAAGCCCGCTCCATGCGGGTTCGCGAGGCGCAAACTCCGCGCGAATATAGGCGGCGAGTTCCGCGACTTGCCGGTCGTCGAAAGAATCCTTGAAGCCGGGCATATAACCCAGTTCATCGGTGGCGGGCGCGTCGATGCCGTGCAGAATCACATGCAGCAAGTTATCCGGCGATGCATCGCTGACGCTCGTATTGAGCGACAGGAGCGGCCGCACGCCGAAATTGCCGACACCGCCCGTCTGCGCATGACAGACCGCGCAGGCCGCATCGAACGTGCGCCGTCCGTTATCGAGCGCGTGCAGGCGCAGTGCATCGGGCTGAGACGGCGCGCGCGTCTCGACGGCAACGGGCGACAACGACGCGACGTAGTGCGCCATCGCGCGCACGTCTTCGGCGGGCAGCGTCGCGAGATGCGAGACGACCGGCGCCATCGGTCCCGCGGCCACGCCGTGCTCGTGCGAGAAGCCCGTGCGCAGATAGTCGAAGAGTGCCTGCTCGGTCCAACGCACTGGCAACTTCGAATTCGCGACCAGCGACGGCGCCATCCAGCCTTCCGCGCTGCCGCCCGTGAGATAGAGCCGCCCGCCCTTTTCCGCGCCGATCGCGTTGCGCGGCGAGTGGCAAGCGCCGCAATGGCCCGCGCCATCGACCAGATATTTGCCGCGATTCCACAGCGCCGAACGCGTGGCATCGGGCACATACTCGCCCTGCTTCAGATACAGCGCGTTCCATCCCGCGACGAGCCCGCGCTGATTCAACGGAAACGGCAGACGCGTCTGCGGCGGCGTCGATTCGACAGCGGGCTGCGACATCAAATACGCATAGAGCGCGGTCATGTCGGCGTCGCTGATCTTCGCGAACGAGGTGTATGGAAACGCGGGATACAGATGATGACCGTCGCGCGAAATGCCTTGCCGCATCGCGCGATCGAACGCGGCGAACGACCAGTTGCCGATGCCGGTCTTCTCATCGGGCGTGATGTTCGTCGTGTAGACCGTGCCGAATGGCGTCTCCAGCCCGAGGCCGCCCGCGTTGACCGCGCCGCCCGGCGCCGTGTGGCAGACCGCGCAATCGCCGGCGGCGGCGACGTCGCGTCCGCGTGCGATGGTGGCCTGCGACCACGTCGATGCATCGGGCTTTGCAATCGATGCGATCGGTGCGCGCAGCGGCCACGCCGTGCACGCAAGCGCGACGAGTCCGCCCAGACCCGTCGCCGCCATTGCGCCGCGCAGCGTGCGGCGCATGCGTCGCGGCAACGCGTTGCCTGGCGCGCTCGCGCCGTTCAATGCGTCACGCACGCGCTCCGGCGTGAACGGCGGCGCACGGAAGCGCACGCCGGTTGCATCGTAGAGTGCATTGGCGATCGCCGCAGCGGCAGGCGACGTATCGATCGACGGCGCTTCACGCGTGGCCGGCGTGTCTTGAAGCGCAGTCGTTTCGATGCGATGCGCAAGCGGTTGCGCACGCGGCGTCTCATCGTGCGCGGCGTGCGCATCGAGCCGCACGCCGATCAGTTTCGATGCCGCCGCCGCGATACGCGCCGACGACATGCCCGCAATTGCACCGATGCTGCGCCGTCCCTTCGCGCTTCCCGCGACGACGCGCTGTATCGCGACATCGCCGGTTGCGCGGTTCACATCGAGATCGACGATCCATGCGCTGTACGCGTCGTCGCGCTTGTCGAACGCGAAGCCTCGGCCTTGCAGGTTTTTGGCGTTGCCCGCGCGTTTCGCTTTCGTGGTCCACGACGCGCGGTCGGCCAGCGTGTCGATCAGTTCGCGCGCGCCTGCATCGTCTATCGGATCGAGATGCGCGAGGCGATACTGCAGCGGATCGATTGCGCGTGCATCGGCAATTTCATCGATGAAGGATTCGCGCGCGAACGCGTGCGCCGTGTGGGGAATCGTTTCGAAGCCATCGTCCGTGTGCAGCGTTTCATCGCGCACCGCGTAAGGGTTAGGCGTATGTTCGCTCGATGTCTCGTGCATCGAACGGCCCGTGTCGGCGTCGTAGCGCCATGCATTCAGATGCCCGGCTTCGTCGAGCGATGCGCCAAGACTCATGCGCACGTCTTTCGTTTCGCGCGCGCTCATCACGCCGCGCACATGCACCGCGCGTCCGGTGCGATGCAGCAGCATGACCGCCGCAAGCGTCGCCACGAAGGACTCGTCTTCGATATTCGACGTTGCACGTATTGCGAATCGCGTGGCAGGCAAGCCCGACGCATGAGCGAGTTGTGCGCAAAGCTGCTGCGCGTCGGAAGTGGCGCAACGTAGTTCGATCGATGTGCCATCGTCGCGCGCGAGGACGTCGCATGCATGGAGCGCATCGTCGAAAAGCGGCCACGTATAGCGCTTTTCGTGCGGCAAGCGTTCGCGCGACGTCACGATGGCCGATGCCTCCGCGTCCGGTTGCGCGAGCGCCGCAGCGAGCCGCCGCGCCGCATCGAATGCATGCTGCGCTTCATCCGCGACGAACGCGCCCATGCTTCCCGCCGCAATCCACGACACGCCCGCATCCAGCGACATGCGCGCGGCAAGCGTCGCGATATCATCATCGATATCGACGATCACGCATGCAGCAAGCGTGGCTATCTCACACACGCGCAGATCGCTCATATCGTTCATCGCGTGCACGCCCGCATTTCGTCGCGCACATACTTCGCCGCGCGCCGCACCGCCGCGAGTATCTCCAGATGCGTACCGCAGCGGCACAGGTTGAAGCGCAAGGCATCCTTGATCGCATCGTCGTCGGGATCGGGATTGCGGTCGAGCAGCGCCTTCGTGCTCATGATCATGCCGTTCAGGCAATAGCCGCATTGCGCCGCCTGCTCGTCGATGAACGCGCGCTGAATCGGATGCGGCGCGTGGATATCGCCGAGGCCTTCGAGCGTTGTCGTCTCGCGGCCGATGGCGGCGGCCACCGGCACCACGCACGAACGCGTCGCGCCGCCGTTCATCAGCACGGTACACGCGCCGCATTGTCCGAGTCCGCAGCCGTACTTCGGGCCGTTCAACTCGAAGTCGTTGCGCAGCACGTAGAGTAGCGGCGTGCTGCGTTCGGTGACGACGGTGCGCGTGCAGCCGTTGACGGTGAGCGTCACGGCCTGCGCGTTCGATACGGGCTCGGTCATCGGCTATCTTGATTCATGGTGAAGCGCCGCCGAACGAGTGCGACGGCGCGTGACGTCAAGCAGCGACGGCCGTGCTTTCCTTCGCCTTCGGCGCCTTCAGCGGTTCGTTGAACACGTCGTAGGCAAACACCCAGGCCGGATCTTCGTTCGTGCGCAGCCACGTATTGTTGTGCGACACGAGCTGCACTTTCGACGCACGTTCCGCGCGATTCGCCTCGTACAGCGCAAACGCGGAAGCATAATCGTTCGCGCCCGTTTCGCCGAGACAGCGCACGAGCATCGCGGCATCTTCGATCGCCATCGCCGCGCCTTGCGCCATGTGCGGCTTCATCGGATGGCATGCGTCGCCGAGCAACACGAGACGGCCACGGCTCCAGAGCGGCAAAGGATCGCGTTCGAGCAGTGGCCACTTCGTGACTTCGGGCGTCGCGTCGATCAGCTTCTGCACCGACGGATGATAGCCCGCGAACGCCTCGCGCATTTCGTCCCGGCTGCTCGGCGCAACCGACTGCCCTTGCGGCCACTCGGCTTGCGGCACGCCCGTCACGTAGTAGATTTCGTCGCGCTTGCTCGTCACGTAATAGACCATCATGTGACGATCTTCGGACCACCACTTCACGCACAGATCGAACGGATCGGTGCCGAGACGCGACGCCGGAAACACCGCGCGATGTGCAACGTAACCCGTATAACGCGGCGGCTCCGCACCCAGCAAATGTTCGCGGATACGCGAGTTCACGCCATCCGCGCCGATAGCGATATCGGCGGTTTCGACCGTGCCGTCAGTGAACGTGAGGCGCACTTCGTCGCCCGTGTCCTCGATCTGCTTCAGGCACTTGCCGAACGCGATGGTGCCCGGCTCCAGCGCCTGCGTCATCAACTCGTGGAAGTCGCCGCGATGCACCGTCAAATAAGACGCACCGTAGTTCTTCACCGCGAAGTCGCCGAGCGGAATCTGCGCGATCGCCTCGCCGCTCTTCCAGTCGCGGCTGAACCAGTAATCCGGATGCGAACCCATTTCGTTCAGCGCGCCCTCGCAACCGATGCGCCGCATGATCTTCATCACGTTCGGACCCAGATGAATGCCCGCGCCGAGACGCGAGAACGCGGGCGCCTGTTCGTACAAGCGCACCTGATAGCCCGCGCGCTGCATGAGCGCCGCTGCCGCCGTGCCGCCCAGGCCCGCGCCAACGATCGCAATACGAGGTTTTTTCATGATGTGTTCTCCATGTCGGGCGCTCGCCGAGACAGTCGCGTCGCCGAGCCGATTTGAAAAGGTTAATTGAGTGTACACACTGCATTTTTGAGCGTAAAGAATTTTTTGATATTTCTTCCGCGACTGCTGAAAACCCTGATTTAGTGCGTTTATTCACGGGTTTTCCCTGAAGGAGTGCGAGCATGCACCAACAAGAAAGTCATGATCTCGCTTGTTTAATTGCAGTGTGTACACTAGACTTTGCTTGACCGATATCAATCCTGCGTACCTGACATACGGAGTCGAACAGAGATGAGCAAGAGCTTTCGCATCGGCCAGATCGTGCCGAGTTCCAACACGACGATGGAAACCGAGATTCCGGCGATGCTGCTCGCGCGGCAAACCATCCGCCCGGAGCGCTTCACGTTTCATTCGAGCCGCATGCGCATGAAGAAGGTCGTGAAGGAAGAACTCGCCGCAATGGACGCCGAGTCGGACCGCTGCGCCGTCGAACTGTCCGATGCGCGTGTCGATGTGCTCGGCTATGCGTGTCTCGTCGCGATCATGGCAATGGGGCGCGGCTATCACCGCGTGTCGCAGGCGCGTCTCACGAAGCACACCGCCGAGAACGGCGGCGCCGCGCCAGTGATCACGAGCGCGGGCGCGCTGGTCGATGCGCTCAAGGTGATGAAGGCGAAGCGCGTTGTGGTGGTGGCGCCTTATATGAAGCCGTTGACGGAACTGGTTGTCGATTACATCCAGAACGAAGGCTTCGAAGTGATCGACTATCGCGCGCTGGAAATTCCCGACAATCTCGATGTCGCGCGTCACGATCCGCGCAATCTGCCGGGCATCGTGCAATCGATGAAGTATCAGGACGCGGACGTCATCGTGCTCTCGGCCTGCGTGCAGATGCCGTCGTTGCCCGCAGTGCCGAAGGTCGAGGCGCTCACCGGCAAGCCGGTGCTGACCGCGGCCATCGCCACGACTTACGCAATGCTGCGCGAGCTCGATCTCGAACCGGTCGTGCCCGGCGCGGGCGCGCTTCTGTCCGGAGCCTATTGAGCGATGCCATCGACCTATCTTTACGGCGCGAACGTCAATGCGAACGGCATCCGCCAGCACTATTTGCGCTATGGCGGCAACGAAGGCGAACGGGCGAAGCGCGACGCCGTCATCCTGATTCCGGGCATCACGAGCCCGGCGGTGACGTGGGGCTTTGTCGCCGAGACGCTCGGCCGTCAGTTCGATACCTACGTGCTCGATGTGCGCGGCCGCGGTCTCTCCGAAGCATCGACTACGCTCGACTACAGCCTCGACGCGCAAGCCGAAGATGTGCGCGCGCTCGCTCAGGCACTGAAGCTCGAACGCTATGCATTCGTCGGCCACTCGATGGGCGCGCGCATCGCGCTCCGCGCCGCGCGCACGCAGCCGCGCGGCCTCACGCGCGCCGTGCTGATCGACCCGCCGGTGTCCGGTCCGGGCCGCCGTGCGTATCCGTCGAAGCTGCCGTGGTATGTCGATTCGATCGCGCTGGCCACGAAAGGCATCGACGCGGAAGGCATGCGCGCGTTCTGCCCGACGTGGACCGAAGAACAACTGCGTCTGCGCGCGCAATGGCTGCATACGTGCGACGAACGCGCGATCCGCGCGAGCTTCGAAGGCTTTCATACCGACGACATCCACGCCGACCTGCCGAAGCTGCGCGTGCCCGCGCTGCTGATGACGGCAGAACGCGGCGACGTCGTGCGCGAGACAGACGTCGCCGAAATGCAGACGCTCGCGCCGGAACTGCAACACACGCGTGTGCCGAACGCGGGCCACATGATTCCGTGGGACAACGAAGCCGGCTTCTATGCGGCCTTCGGCGATTTCCTCGGCGCGCGGCTGGTTTAAACGAAGGAGCCAACGAACATGGCCATCAGCGATTACGAAATGATCGACGCCTGGAAACGCGTGCTGACGCTCTCGAAGCTTCAGCCCGGCCAGACGGTCACGATACTCACGAGCGCATCGACGCATCCGCAGACGCTATCGACCGCGCTTGTCGCCACGCAGTCGATGGGCGCGGTCGTCAACCGCCTCGATCTGCTGCCGGTGAACGGCGAGAAGGCGCTGTCGCGCGATTCGCTCGCGTATCTCGGCACCACACCGCTCACGGGGAATCACGCGGCCATCGCCGCATTGAAGGCGAGCGATCTCGTGCTCGATCTGATGACGCTGTTGTTCTCGCCGGAGCAGCACGACATTCTGAAGAGCGGCACCAAGATTCTGCTCGCGGTCGAGCCACCCGAAGTGCTCGCGCGCCTCGTGCCGACCGAAGCCGATCGCACGCGCGTGCGCGCCGCCGCGAAGCGTATCGAGGGCGCGCGCCGCGTGAGCGTCAAGTCGAAGTCCGGCACCGATCTCGTGTGTCCGCTCGGCGAGTTTCCGGCGATCTCCGAATACGGTTTCGTCGATGAACCCGGCCGCTGGGATCACTGGCCGAGCGGTTTCGTGCTGACGTTCCCGAACGAAGGCGCGACGCGCGGGCAGATCGTCATCGATCGCGGCGACATTCTGCTGCCGCAAAAACGCTATGTGAACGACCCGATCACGCTGACCGTCGAAAACGGCTACGCGACGCAGATCGAAGGCGGCGTCGATGCGGCCTTGCTGCGCGACTACATGGAATCGTTCAACGATCCCGAAGGTTATGCGATCTCGCACATCGGCTGGGGATTGCAACCGCGCGCGCGCTGGTCGACGCTCGGTCTCTACGACCGCGAAGCGACCATCGGCATGGATGCGCGCGCGTTCGAAGGCAATTTCCTGTTCTCGCTCGGACCGAACAACGAGGCGGGCGGAAGCCGCACCACGACCTGTCATATCGACATTCCGCTGCGCCATTGCGACGTGATGCTCGACGGCGATCCCGTCGTGCTGAACGGCGTCGTGATGGATCGTTAAATACGTGAGGGGCACGCACATGAGCGTTATCGAAAGCCACGCCGAATCGGGCGTGTACAAAAGCCAGGGCTTCGGCACGCCGCTGCCTGTGAAGGGCAACGTGGGCTTGCTGATCGTCGATTTCGTCGTCGGCTTCGCGGACCCGCACACGTTCGGCGGCGGCAATATCGAGCCGGCCATCGCGCGCACGGTGCATCTGCTCGCGGCCGCGCGCCGCCACGGCTGGCCGGTCGCGCACAGCCGCATTGTCTATGCGGACAACGGCAGCGACGACAACATCTTCTCCATCAAGGTGCCCGGCATGGCCACGCTGACGGAAGATCATCCGAACAGCGCGATCGTGCCCGAGCTCACGCCCGCGCGCGGCGAACTCGTCGTGCGCAAGACCGTGCCTTCCGCGTTCTTCGGCACGCAGCTCGCGCCGTGGCTGTCGCAACGCGCGGTGCAGACGCTGTTGGTGGCGGGCGCGGTGACGAGCGGATGCGTGCGCGCCAGTGTCGTCGATGCGATGTCGCATGGCTTTCGTCCGCTCGTCGTGTCCGATTGCGTCGGCGACCGCGCGATTGCGCCGCACGAAGCGAATCTCTTCGACATGGCGCAGAAATACGCGGCGGTCATGCCGCTCGAAGACGCGCTTCATACGCTGGAAAGCGCCGCCGCAGCGGCCCGCTGAACCCGTTTCCCGCAGCACCGGAAGTCCCCGCGCAGGCCGCCCGGGGCGCTTCCGCACGCCTGGCCAAAATAACAATAACTATATGATTTAAAAGCGATTTATTTCGAAAACCATTGCTTTCCGGATTTTGTCTTCGTAACTTATTTTCGTGGCTGAACGCAGGTCGCTACGCACGCTGATTCGCTCGCGGTGGCGCAAACAACGCTTCGATTTTCCAAGGAACACGACATGTCTTCCCCTTCACTCGACACGACGCGCGCCCCGGTGCTGACCGACGCGCAAGCCGAGCGCGCGCTATACCGCAAGCTCACGTGGCGGCTCATACCGTTCTTCTGTCTGTGCTATTTCTCGGCTTATCTGGACCGCGTGAACGTGGGTCTCGCGAAGCTGCAGATGCTCGACGCGCTCAAGTTCAGCGACACCGTCTACGGTCTCGGCGCGGGTTTGTTCTTCGTCGGCTATATCCTCTTCGAAGTGCCGAGCAACCTGATTCTGCAAAAGGTCGGCGCAAAGTTGTGGATCGCGCGGATCATGGTCACGTGGGGCATCCTCTCCGGCCTCACCATGTTCGTCACCACGCCCACGCAGTTCTACGTGCTGCGCTTTCTGCTCGGCGTGGCCGAAGCCGGTTTTCTGCCGGGCGTGCTGCTCTATCTCACGAACTGGTTTCCGGATGCGCGCCGCAGCAAGATCATCGCGCTCTTCATGATGGGGCTGCCGCTGTCGAGTCTGGTCGGCGGGCCGCTGTCGGGCTGGATCGTCACGTTCTTCGACGGCCTGCACGGCTGGCAAGGCTGGCAATGGCTCTTCGGTCTGGAAGCGCTGCCGTCGATCTTTCTCGGCGTGCTCGTGTTCTTCTATCTGCCGAACACGCCCGATACAGCCAAGTTCCTCGACCACGACGAACGCGCGCGCCTCAAGCTCGATCTCGCGGGCGAAGCGCATGGCGGGAAGCGTCATCGGCTGATGGATGCGTTCACCGATCCGAAGGTCTGGGCGCTCGGCCTGATCGACTTGTGCGTGCTGCTCGGCACCTACGCGATCAGCTTCTGGATGCCGACAATGCTGCGCGACTCCGGCGTGCACAGCGCGCTCACCATCGGCATGCTGACCGCGATTCCGAATGCGCTCGCCGTCGTCATGATGCTCGTCACCGGCGCGAGTTCCGACAAGTTCCGCGAACGCCGCTGGCATATCGTCGTGCCGTTCGCCTGCACCGCGTTCGGTCTGATCGCGAGCACGTTCTTCACCGGCAGCACGGCGGCGCTCGTTATCCTCTTGTCGATTGCGAATGCGGGCGTGGCCGCGGCGATGCCGGTTGTGTGGGCGCTGCCGTCCACGTTCCTGACAGGCACCGCGGCCGCCGCGGGCATTGCGTTCGCCTGTTCGATCGCCAATCTCGGCGGCTTCGCGAGCACCTACGTAATCGGCTGGCTGAAGGACTGGACGCACAGCATGAGCGCGGGTCTCATCGTGTTCGGCGTGTGCATGTTCTTCGGCTGCGTGCTCGCACTCGCGATGCCGAAGCACATCGTCAATCGTTGATATGTCCATGCGCCGTGAATTGCTGGCGCGCGACGGACGTCTCGTCGTCGTGCGCCAGCCCGCAGCACCGCCGAAGCCCGCGCCCGGCCAGCCGGGCAGCGCATCGACGTATGTGCAGGATTCGCCCGAGGTGTTCGTCGCCGTGCTCGACGACGAACGCATCCTCGCGTTCAACGGTCACGTCGATCTCGGCACGGGCATCCGCACATCGCTTGCGCAGATCGTCGCGGAAGAACTCGATGTGGCCGCCGAGCGCGTGTGCATGGTGCTCGGCGATTCAAGCGAAACGCCGAATCAAGGCCCGACGATTGCGAGCGCGTCGATTCAGATTTCCGCCGTGCCGTTGCGCGCGGCGGCGGCACAGGCGCGGCATGCGCTGGCCGAACTGGCGGCGGCGCGCTGGCAGGTCGATGCCGCGTCGTTGCGCACGGAAGACGGCTTCGTCATCGCTCGCGACGGCGCGCGGCTTTCCTTCGGCGCCTTGCTGCGCGGCCAGCGCGTCACGCTCACGCTCGATACCGCGACGGCCGTGAAAGACCCGTCGCGCTATCGCGTGGTCGGGACATCGTCGCCGCGCGTCGATTTGCCCGCGAAAGCCACCGGCACGCTCACCTTCGTTCACGACATGCGCGTGCCCGGCATGCTGCACGGACGCGTCGTGCGCCCGCCGTATCACGGGCATGACGGCGGCGCGTTCGTCGGCACTTCGCTGATCGATGTCGATCGCGCGTCCGTCGCGCATCTTCCCGGCGTGCGCGGCGTGGTGGTGATCGGCGATTTCATCGGCGTCGTGGCGGAGCGCGAAGAGCAGGCAATGCGCGCGGCGAAAGCCCTCAAGGTGCGCTGGCGCGATCTTCCCGCGCTGCCCGATCTCTCCGATCCCGCCCGCGCAATCAGCCGCGCGCCCGCGACTCGCAGGCTCTTGCAGGAAAGCGGCGATGTCGATGCCGCATGCAACGCGCCCGGCGTCACGACCTTGCAGCGGCGTTACGAATGGCCGTATCAGATGCACGCGTCGATCGGGCCGTCGTGCGCGCTCGCCGATTATCGTGACGATCGCATCGTCGTATGGTCGGGCACGCAGAATCCGCAGTCGCTACGCCACGATCTCGCGAAACTCGCAGGCCGCAACGAAGCCGATGTCGATATCGTGCGCATGGAAGCCGCGGGCTGCTATGGCCGCAACTGCGCCGACGATGTCGCGGGCGACGCGCTGCTGCTCTCCCGCGCGATGGGCGCGCCGGTGCGCGTGCAGCTATCGCGCGCGGACGAGCATCTGTGGGAACCGAAAGG from Caballeronia insecticola includes these protein-coding regions:
- a CDS encoding c-type cytochrome, whose protein sequence is MNDMSDLRVCEIATLAACVIVDIDDDIATLAARMSLDAGVSWIAAGSMGAFVADEAQHAFDAARRLAAALAQPDAEASAIVTSRERLPHEKRYTWPLFDDALHACDVLARDDGTSIELRCATSDAQQLCAQLAHASGLPATRFAIRATSNIEDESFVATLAAVMLLHRTGRAVHVRGVMSARETKDVRMSLGASLDEAGHLNAWRYDADTGRSMHETSSEHTPNPYAVRDETLHTDDGFETIPHTAHAFARESFIDEIADARAIDPLQYRLAHLDPIDDAGARELIDTLADRASWTTKAKRAGNAKNLQGRGFAFDKRDDAYSAWIVDLDVNRATGDVAIQRVVAGSAKGRRSIGAIAGMSSARIAAAASKLIGVRLDAHAAHDETPRAQPLAHRIETTALQDTPATREAPSIDTSPAAAAIANALYDATGVRFRAPPFTPERVRDALNGASAPGNALPRRMRRTLRGAMAATGLGGLVALACTAWPLRAPIASIAKPDASTWSQATIARGRDVAAAGDCAVCHTAPGGAVNAGGLGLETPFGTVYTTNITPDEKTGIGNWSFAAFDRAMRQGISRDGHHLYPAFPYTSFAKISDADMTALYAYLMSQPAVESTPPQTRLPFPLNQRGLVAGWNALYLKQGEYVPDATRSALWNRGKYLVDGAGHCGACHSPRNAIGAEKGGRLYLTGGSAEGWMAPSLVANSKLPVRWTEQALFDYLRTGFSHEHGVAAGPMAPVVSHLATLPAEDVRAMAHYVASLSPVAVETRAPSQPDALRLHALDNGRRTFDAACAVCHAQTGGVGNFGVRPLLSLNTSVSDASPDNLLHVILHGIDAPATDELGYMPGFKDSFDDRQVAELAAYIRAEFAPREPAWSGLAQATARIRAAGH
- a CDS encoding acyltransferase family protein — encoded protein: MKNHVQELTGLRCVAVTMVVIGHAQHMIAGGYSGLLAPLRLISDGRLGVLIFFVLSGYLITGILNAEWKACGSIRLLPFYAKRALRIWPAFYSYLVIVALMSFAGLIDIDHRQVVVAALHLWNYSGIAGMSSLNAAHADGAWYLGHFWTLALEEQFYWFWPPLLFHILKRGNQRALVALIVLVPLVRIATYFAVPSLRGQLNMMLHTGIDPILVGCYVALNKDALKARVAALPWGPLIPSAMVLLLIFGVPPLQAKLGGLWHATYGTTIESAMVGFVIVVLISQKDFWFSRLLRTAPFVYVGTISFSLYLWQQLFSNAHSPVAYGFPLCVIEALVAASLSYYLIETPLLRIKDRFGARGRVADNVPLQAEASK
- a CDS encoding (2Fe-2S)-binding protein, which gives rise to MTEPVSNAQAVTLTVNGCTRTVVTERSTPLLYVLRNDFELNGPKYGCGLGQCGACTVLMNGGATRSCVVPVAAAIGRETTTLEGLGDIHAPHPIQRAFIDEQAAQCGYCLNGMIMSTKALLDRNPDPDDDAIKDALRFNLCRCGTHLEILAAVRRAAKYVRDEMRACTR
- a CDS encoding MarR family winged helix-turn-helix transcriptional regulator produces the protein MNYMKTPLDPEPIEAIEAATQAYDVSEQIGHLLRKAYQRHLAIFSQTIGDPQLTAVQFAVLSASRRMGPSSMSDLGKATAIDGATVRGIIERLRGRALIELKTNLADRRKTTVELTDAGRDLVERATPAAQRVSELTMSDLNEVERVAALMLLRKLSASAPA
- a CDS encoding MarR family winged helix-turn-helix transcriptional regulator gives rise to the protein MSRAPAPSSRASDDYHFNEQVGHLLRRAYQRHVAIFQQAIPDSQLTAAQFVTLCAVRDQQGASLNDIAKITAIDQATIRGVVERLQTRGLITVARDATDGRKVTVTTTPEGDALTERTVPFAHDITEQTYGPLNPAERVALVYLLKKMIDAPDVV